The Sorex araneus isolate mSorAra2 chromosome X, mSorAra2.pri, whole genome shotgun sequence DNA segment AGGTGGCGCCGTCCCAGGCTGTGAGGtagcagggtgggggctggcgcAGGCGCTTGTGGGGAATCTGCACGGTGAAGAGCCGCAGCCCCGAGGGCTGGTCCGGAACTGGCCCAAACCTGGGGGCGGGGACCCAGAGGCTGGTCAGCTCCAGGGCAGGCGGGGCTGACACCACCGAGGctgcccacccccaacacccagcCGCATCTAGGCTGTGCCTCCGCTGGCCACacgctggggtcacacctgcaggcCTGGTACCGGTAAGGCGTGCTAGAAAAGGTGGGTCCGTTCTCTTGCCACTGCAGCTGGGTCAGCAGCTGGTCCTTGTGCCACACGGAGGCCTTATGGTCCCAGCCCACAGTGACCAACTAGTTGGGAATCAAGAGTCCAAAGGCGGAAGGGTTAGGGGCATCGCCGAGTGGACAAACAGCTCACACCCACGctctccaccctgtcccctcctcacCTTGCCATCGGGCGCCAAAGCCAGGTCCTCAATCTCCCCTTCGTGGGCTTTGAACTCCAGCATCTTCTCCAGGCTGGGCACCTGCGGTCACATCACCAAAAGGGTCAGCCCAGGGGgcccactctggcccccacgttcCCAGACGCCAAGCGCGGCTTCTCCCAGTTCCGCTCTCCTCCTGCACCTCCCCAGGCCACACCTTCCACACGCGGACGCAGCCATCTGTTCCTCCAGTGGCGAGCAGGGTTTTATCATGGTTGAAGCGAACGACTTTCTGCAGAGGTTCGGGGCCGAAGTCCGTCTGCACTGCCTGCAGGCTCTGGATGTTGAGCTCGACCCCCTCGGGGTGGGTTTCCGAGCTGGACTTGTCTGCGGGGGCCGCGCCCTTCCTCTGTCGGGCCCCCTGCTCCTTGGCCCCTGTAATATGAACAGCCTGCCAGGTGCCAGGCTTCTGCCACCCAGCGCTGCCCTCTCCACACCTGACAACCGTCCCCCTCTGTGCTGCCCACCTGCTCCCTCCGCCCCAGTCCCTGTCCGGATCTTTTCTTTTgaatgggtgggggggaagccTGGGTCACACTGACCAATGCTCTAGGGACCCTGAGGTGCCTGGGATGAAACCACAAGCACTTTCCGCACCTGACTCTCTCCGGGGGAGCCGCCTTCCCATTCCCCAAACCtagtgggggtcggggtggggggcgcgcgtCTCACCAGCCTTCTCCGCCTTGCTTTTGCCCTTCTGCTGCCGGGTCTGGAAGCGCAGGAGCTGACAGCGGGCATCCTGCCCCGCCGCAAGGATGTTCCCGGCCAGCGCCAAGTTCATGGTGGCCCGCGTGTCCGTGTCATGGGAGTGCAACAAGGAGGCGCTCAGGCGCCCGTTGATCTGCTCGAGCTGCAGAAAGTGCTGCGGGAGAGGGAACGGCGACACGCAGGGttcggtggggggaggggtccggAGCGCACGTCAAGGGCGAAGCGCGCCTCGCCGCGAGCCCCAGGTCCTACCCCTTTACCCCTCGCGTGAGGCGCGAGGCTCGGTCGGGCCCCTTTGCTctagctggggggcggggaggggggaagctCCCAGGTCAGCCGGACACCCCAGCGGGGCGGGGATCCCAGCCCGTTTGCGGAACCACAGGGCGACGCTCCGAAGAAACGCAGCCCGCGGGCAAACGCACCTCTCCGGCCGGGGCTAGGGGGAGCGGCCGCGGGCAGGGGGCCCCCGCGGCTTCCCCTTCGCCTCAGAGGCGTCTCCGGCGCGGGGTGAGGAAGTTCTCGGCGGAAACTCGCCCGGCCGGGGGGGCCCGAGTGCCAGGGCGGGAGGGGCGGCCCGCCCGGGGGAGCCCCGGCGCCCGCGCTCGCTCTCACCACGCCGTTCTTGATGCCGGTCTTGGCGGCGCCGCCTCCGCCCGCAGCGATGAGCAGCCCCGAGCCGGGCTCCACCTGCAGCGCGTACAACGGGAACGGGGCCCGGTAGAGCTCGGGCACCCGCCGCCGGCCCATCGCGCCCGCTCGCCGCGCCCCTCACAGCCCGCACCGCGCGCGCCGGGGCATGCCACCGCCGGGAAGGCTCCCGGATCCGCGCTCACGCTCGCGGGCTGGTCGCCAGCCGCACGCAGGAGTCGCCGCCGGTCCGCGCCCGGCGCCGTGCAGGCAGGTCGCGCCGCCTCGCCGTGCGCACGCGCACCGGGCCCACGCCGCTCGCGCAGGCGCAGAGCGGCCGCCGCGCGTCAGCACTCAGCCCCTTGCGGGAGGCCGGGCCCGTGACGTCACAACCTCGCGCCGCCCCCCGTGAGGACGGGCGCCGCCATCTTGGTGCGGGGCGGCGGCGCGCCGCGGTGTTCTTCCGCGGGAAGTCGTGGGTGACGActgggcggcggcgcggggaggAAAAGGCGGCTTTTTGTGAAGACATCCCTGGCCACGTGTCAGGCGAGGGGCGCAAGCAAAGAAGCGCGGTCGTTGTGTTTGACCCCAGAGAGGACACGATCGGGCGCAGGTCACACACCGGAAGTGCAACCTGCATCCCTTGCCTCTTGGTGGAGTCAGGAGGGCTGGAAAAAAAAGCGCCCTCGAGTCCCCTGTTCTGAGGAAATCACTGTCTAGTGTAACCAACACCTGCCCGTGGTTGGCAGAGGTGGGGGTTGACCGTTCTTGGGGCTTCGCTCCTGCACCCCACGTCTTTGGGGGGCTGCCTCCTTCAGACTCCCTCCAAGACGCCCCTCCTCCAACCCTCCGAGGCGACCTTTGGATTTTGCTCTCCGAAGTGAAGACGTCCACTCCATCCCGTCTCTGCAGTGAACACCCTTCCCGCCACACACCCACTGCCTCTCCCTACATCCTCGGTAGCCCAGGGTGCAGGAGCGGGACCCACTGGCAGGATCTGCCCCACCTAACGGGACTCAGTGTGTGGAAGACCAAGGGTGCCCGCTGCACATTTCCGGGGGTGAGGTTGGGGAGCCCCTGCCCTCCGCAGATACCTACCCACTCTCGTTAGACTCCGTCCCCTTGGAGACCGGCCCTCTCCACCTCCCTAAGAGGAAGATGCCCTTATCCCCTGTCCTCCACCCCTGAGCAGGACACAGGGCTGTGCTTTTGTAGGGTCAGGCTTTACTGGATAGGCTGAAGGCCAAAAGGAACGTCGGGTGCCCTGGGTCCCCTTCAACTGGGTGAGAGCAGACTCCACAGGGGGCTCCCAGGGTTGAGGGCTGGAGAACACACTTGACCTCCAGCTAGCCAGCCCTTCAGAGTGTCTCGGGGACTCCCTGATATCTGGGGCCTGGCGGGGccggtggggtttgggggaggtgctccggggaccctccgGGGCTCTGGAACTAGGGTGGCGACCTTTGGAGAAAGGGTTCTGGAGAGGCAGGCCTCTTTGGGGCAGAGCAAGGCCTGGGCTTCGGGGAGGCCTTGTGCAGCTTTGGAGCCTGGGCTGGAGAGCCGGGACACTGGGTGGAGTTTGGTGAGGGAGGGCCTGCAGATATGAGGCTCTCTGTCTGCGAGAATGTGCCTGGGACTGAATTTTCCCAGGCCCAAGGCATTGGGGTTGGCGCCCTGGGGGCTGGCGGAGATGTTTGATGGGCCTGTGCGGCCACCTGCTGAGGCTCTGGTTTCTCTGGCCTTTTTTTTGGCAGCAGATGCAAGGCCTTGGCCTGGCCCCGAGGCAGGCGGAGGCCAAAACCGATGCCGAGGCGGAGCAGTCCAGATTCCTGGTCCTTGGCGCAGGGCAGTAGTTGGGGGAAGGCAAGCAGGTGGGGGCCAGTCTTGTACCtggggatggggcaggaggggctgcgGAGCTGGAGACACACCAGGCACACAGGGTACTCCACGACCGGGGCCTGGCCGTTGTTGCCGAGCCACAGacgctgcagcagcagcagccgcaggTCTTGAGCGATGCGTCGAGGCCCCAGATGGACCACCAGGGCCTGCGCCAGGGCTCCGGGGTCCCTGAAATCTGCAGGGTCCCTCCCGCTTGACACGCACCCCTCCGCCTCCCCAGGGGACGTGGTGCTCCTGGACTGATGCCAGTGCCATGCCTGCTGCTTGGGGAacacccctgcactcaggaaagtGTAGGTGGAGCTGGGCGGGCCTTCCCCGTGGGCAGGAGACTGGGAGTGAGAAGGATAGTTGGGTGTCTGGGAGGGAACGGTGGAGCGTGTCCGAGGAGGAGTGGAGTGGGACTGCTGGAAGGAGCAAGAGGGGGAgtcctgagggaagaaatgggaggAGTCTGGGAAAGAGGGAGACGGGGCGGGGTGGAGGACAGACTCAGAGCTGGACTCcgaggagcacagccaggagccccAAGAATTTGACCTTACGGAAGAGGCgtgtggtgggtgggaggaagggtaTGATTGCTGGGGAAATAGAGGCTGGAGTTTGGGGGCCAAGGGGTGCACAAATTGTGAAGGACCCTGCGGGGGGCGTCCAGGGGGCGCTGTGTTCTGTAGCAGGACCTGCTCCTTTTTTTGAGGCAACATTTCCTTGACTCCACGAGGGGCTGGTGTGGTAAGAGCAGAGATGAGAGAACAGGTGGCTGTTCAGACTAGGCtctgaggcggggcgggggggcccccccTGGAAGCCAGTCCTTTGTGTGCAGGATGGCTCCGGCCAGGTGTGGGTGCGAGTCAGGGAGCCTGTCCCACCAGGCCTCCAGGGATTCAGGCAGGagcctggcgctgcactcagccTGTCGCTCTGCAGTCAGCCATGGATGAGAGGTGGGGGCTCGGGAGAACCAGAGCTGCCCTTGGGGGCGCAGAGGCAGCTGTGCAGGGTGTGCCAGGCAGAGCACACAGCCTGCAGGtcctggaaaggaagaggcggGGGAGGTCCAGGGCGGCTGCCTCCCATACCCAGATTCTGGCTGGCTTGCCAGAACCCAAAATGTGTGACGTCTGGGAACGGCAGAGCTGCCGCGCTCCTGGGAAGGTGAGAACCGAgtaaaggaggagggaggagatgaACTTGGGCAGGTGGTGGGGGCCTAGACTAAGACAAGGAACTGGGATTGCTCCGGGGCTGGCGAGCTCTTACCTGAGTCTCTTCCAGCTCGCGTTGCCCTCCCTGGCAGTGCAGTGCCGAAGAGAGCTGGAGGGGAAGGAAGGCGTTACACAGGACGGGTCCCGCCTTGCCCCACTGGCCTGTGCCCCTAGTCACTCTTGGACCCAAGTCTCAGTCCCAATCCTGCCTGTGGGGCCGCAGCCGGCTGAGGGGCTTCTGTTACGGGCCTCTGTTCTCCTGATCCCCGACCCTGGCTCCAGTCAGCATCCTGGGCTCCGGCCCCTCTGCTTGTGCTGACCAGGCTGGCCCCTGGCACTGATGTGCTCGGGGCACGGCCAGAGTCCCACCAAGATGGCTTGTCCCTTAGCAGCAACCGTCCGTCACGCGAGGCAGCTGGTGAGGCCTCTGGAGACTGGTTCTCTATGGGGTGGCTCGGCCACCCCCCTTGGGAGCTGGAAGCCCCATTTCCTCGGAGCTGTTTCCCCCTGGAATCCCTCTTATATCACAAAGGCTCCTTGGTGACATCACAGACTTGCCTTCTCAAGGCTCCGGGGCCTTCTTTCAGAGGTCCCCAGAGGAGCCCCTGGCACAAGAGAAACGGGAGACTTCAAGGCACTCAGTTTCTCCTAAGGTGCCCCCATTCCCACTGCCTACCCCCTGCCCTTGGCCTCCCCTCTGAATCTTGGTGCTCCAGGTCAAGTCTGCTCCACGGCAGAGCACACCTGCCTGCCCAGCCTTCTGCCTCCTGCTTGCCTGTTTTCTCAGCAATGATCAGGTTCTACCCAGTGTTTTCTAAAGGGGGCAGATACTGCCCCAGCAACCCCCCTCTAAGACACTAGAACCATCTAAGGGAACATCAGCAGTCTTTGTTTAAAGAAGGTGATTTCCAGGGTGGAGATATACGACAGGggtgaaggctcttgccttgcatgcggccagctcaATTCTGCCCCTGACACTGCACGGGCCAAGCACACAGGCCCCctaaagaaaagggctggagagggagtgTAGAGAGTaggccacttgtcttgcatgcgacaaACCCAAatttagtccccagcatccctgagcatatggtcccctgagcaccactgagtttgGCCCAGCACTGCCCCGCCCAAAAGCTATTCTCCCAAACTCCTGGCCGGCACCCCTTATGGGGTTCTGATGACCTCTGGCTCCACTGAGAGGTAGCACTGTCCACGGACACCCTAACACCTGAAGTTTGCCACCACAGTCTTTAGGACCTTGAGTGTCAACAGCCATGAGCAAGGTTCATAGGAGGCAGGGTGGGCATTCGGTGTCCTGAGCGTGAGCTGGGAGGGTCTCCTGTCAGTCTTC contains these protein-coding regions:
- the PREB gene encoding prolactin regulatory element-binding protein isoform X1, with the protein product MGRRRVPELYRAPFPLYALQVEPGSGLLIAAGGGGAAKTGIKNGVHFLQLEQINGRLSASLLHSHDTDTRATMNLALAGNILAAGQDARCQLLRFQTRQQKGKSKAEKAGAKEQGARQRKGAAPADKSSSETHPEGVELNIQSLQAVQTDFGPEPLQKVVRFNHDKTLLATGGTDGCVRVWKVPSLEKMLEFKAHEGEIEDLALAPDGKLVTVGWDHKASVWHKDQLLTQLQWQENGPTFSSTPYRYQACRFGPVPDQPSGLRLFTVQIPHKRLRQPPPCYLTAWDGATFLPLRTKPCGHEVISCLSVSESGTFLGLGMVTGSVAIYIAFSLQRLYYVRETHGIVVTDVAFLPEKGRGPELLGSHETALFSVAVDSRCQLHLLPSRRSVPVWLLLLLCAGLIVVTILLLQSALPGFL
- the PREB gene encoding prolactin regulatory element-binding protein isoform X2 gives rise to the protein MNLALAGNILAAGQDARCQLLRFQTRQQKGKSKAEKAGAKEQGARQRKGAAPADKSSSETHPEGVELNIQSLQAVQTDFGPEPLQKVVRFNHDKTLLATGGTDGCVRVWKVPSLEKMLEFKAHEGEIEDLALAPDGKLVTVGWDHKASVWHKDQLLTQLQWQENGPTFSSTPYRYQACRFGPVPDQPSGLRLFTVQIPHKRLRQPPPCYLTAWDGATFLPLRTKPCGHEVISCLSVSESGTFLGLGMVTGSVAIYIAFSLQRLYYVRETHGIVVTDVAFLPEKGRGPELLGSHETALFSVAVDSRCQLHLLPSRRSVPVWLLLLLCAGLIVVTILLLQSALPGFL
- the PRR30 gene encoding proline-rich protein 30 translates to MLPQKKEQVLLQNTAPPGRPPQGPSQFVHPLTPNYPSHSQSPAHGEGPPSSTYTFLSAGVFPKQQAWHWHQSRSTTSPGEAEGCVSSGRDPADFRDPGALAQALVVHLGPRRIAQDLRLLLLQRLWLGNNGQAPVVEYPVCLVCLQLRSPSCPIPRYKTGPHLLAFPQLLPCAKDQESGLLRLGIGFGLRLPRGQAKALHLLPKKRPEKPEPQQVAAQAHQTSPPAPRAPTPMPWAWENSVPGTFSQTESLISAGPPSPNSTQCPGSPAQAPKLHKASPKPRPCSAPKRPASPEPFLQRSPP